TCTTTGACAAGTTTTATCGTATCAGGTCGGAAATAACCAAAAATATAGCCGGCACAGGGCTGGGCCTTTCTATTGTCAAAAAGATAGTCGACCTCCACAGAGGTACCATTCATGTAGAGAGCGAGGAAAACAAGGGTACCACGTTTATAGTTTCACTGCCCATTGCCAGCTAGGTCCGGCAAGAGGGGGTCTGTTTTTGCCGCAAGGCCGCCGATACACAAAGAATGTAAAAATCTTGGTGATGTTGTGTCTTAGTGGCCGGCAGTTACGGGGAGGCGGGATATGATTATTGCTACACAAAAAGACCTGGCGGAAATAAAACACATGATCGCTCCCTATAAAAAGGTTCTGATAGTAGGGTGTGGTATGTGCATGACGTTCTGTTCCGCAGGCGGGCCGGATGAGGTGGCAAGGCTGGCCGAAAATCTGGCGACGGACAGAGAGGGACTGACCGTAGAAAAGGGCATGATTCCCCGGCAGTGTTCGGATAAATTCATCGATCGCCTGGAGGAGAAAATTCAGGATTATGAAGCCATCCTTTCTATGGCCTGCGGCAACGGCGTGCAGGCTGTGGCCAGACGGTTTCCGGACAAACGTGTTCTGCCGGCGCTCAACACACAGTTTATCGGCATTGAACAAGAACCGGGCGTCTGGACTGAAATGTGTATGGCTTGCGGCGATTGTATCCTGGGGAGGACGGCCGGTGTGTGCCCGGTGACACGCTGTGCTAAGGGCCTGCTCAATGGGCCGTGTGGCGGCTCCCAGGAGGGTAAGTGTGAGGTTTCTAAAGATCGCCCCTGCGCCTGGCAGGAGATATACCATGGACTAAAGCGGCTGGGGCTTTTGGATTATTTAAGAGGCGAGACGCAAATAAAGGGCTGGGCCGTTCACCCGGGTAGGGTAATTAGGGAAGAACTGAAGGCGAAAGAAGGCTGAAACTGCAAGCTACAGAGATAAACGGCAGATGAAAAACTTTATGCGCTCTGTGGCTGATATTGAAAAGAGGGTGGCAAAATGAGTTTCAGACAGGCTTTAGAATCGGATAAATTCTTAGTCACGGCGGAAATCGGGCCTGGGAAGGGGACTGATACGGGTGTTCTTCTGGAAGATGCGTCCATCTTAAAAGACCGTGTTGATGCCATTAATGTGACCGATATGCAGAGTTCTGTCATGCGATTGGGTTCCCTGGCCGTCTGCCACTTATTGACGGATATGGGGATCGATCCTGTCCTGCAGGTGACTTGCAGGGATCGAAACCGGTTGGCCCTCCAGGCCGACCTCCTCAGCGCCTGGGTACTGGGGATCAGAAACGTCCTGGCGCTCACCGGGGATCATCCGACCCTTGGAGATCATCCCCAGGCCAAGCCGGTGTTTGATCTGGACTCGGTGAGTCTGCTGGAGGTGATCGGCAAACTTAACGGCGGCGCGGACATGGTTGGGAATGAGCTTAAAGGGGCTACTGATTTTCTTCCCGGTGCGGTAGTTAACCCAGGTGCGGATACCGAGGCCGCGCTTGATTTACAGATTATAAAGATGGAAAAAAAGATGGAAGCCGGTGCCCGGTTTTTTCAGACCCAGGCCATTTATGACCTGGACCTGTTTGCGAAGTTCATGAGACGGGTGGAGGGGTATAAGACAA
The genomic region above belongs to Desulfovibrionales bacterium and contains:
- a CDS encoding methylenetetrahydrofolate reductase C-terminal domain-containing protein, with translation MIIATQKDLAEIKHMIAPYKKVLIVGCGMCMTFCSAGGPDEVARLAENLATDREGLTVEKGMIPRQCSDKFIDRLEEKIQDYEAILSMACGNGVQAVARRFPDKRVLPALNTQFIGIEQEPGVWTEMCMACGDCILGRTAGVCPVTRCAKGLLNGPCGGSQEGKCEVSKDRPCAWQEIYHGLKRLGLLDYLRGETQIKGWAVHPGRVIREELKAKEG
- a CDS encoding methylenetetrahydrofolate reductase is translated as MSFRQALESDKFLVTAEIGPGKGTDTGVLLEDASILKDRVDAINVTDMQSSVMRLGSLAVCHLLTDMGIDPVLQVTCRDRNRLALQADLLSAWVLGIRNVLALTGDHPTLGDHPQAKPVFDLDSVSLLEVIGKLNGGADMVGNELKGATDFLPGAVVNPGADTEAALDLQIIKMEKKMEAGARFFQTQAIYDLDLFAKFMRRVEGYKTKILGGVILLKSAGMARFMNKNVAGVFVPEYLIKEMTETKDKAKTSIEIAARLVKGMKDLCQGVHIMAIGWEKRVPHVLDEAEL